The following proteins are co-located in the Bacillota bacterium genome:
- a CDS encoding ECF transporter S component, whose amino-acid sequence MKFDINKMVRIAALSALGIVLMLALRFPLIPSAPYLEYDPADIPILIGGFMYGPLAGLIITVIVSFIQAVSVSAGSGWIGFVMHVIATGTLVLVSSLIYKKVHTFKGAIISLVAGSLAMVLIMIPANLYFTPKFGIPYEVVKAGLAVTVIPFNILKSVINSLLTMLLYKPLSKAFKKITL is encoded by the coding sequence ATGAAATTCGATATTAACAAAATGGTAAGAATTGCTGCATTATCTGCTTTAGGAATTGTGCTTATGTTGGCTTTAAGGTTTCCGTTGATTCCTTCAGCGCCTTATTTAGAATACGATCCTGCTGATATTCCCATACTTATTGGAGGATTCATGTACGGACCTCTTGCAGGGCTTATAATAACTGTAATTGTTTCATTTATTCAGGCTGTATCAGTAAGTGCGGGAAGCGGTTGGATAGGCTTTGTTATGCACGTTATTGCTACAGGTACTCTGGTGTTGGTTTCGTCGCTTATATATAAAAAGGTACACACTTTTAAAGGAGCAATAATTTCCCTTGTTGCAGGTTCACTTGCCATGGTTTTGATAATGATACCTGCAAACCTGTATTTTACACCAAAGTTTGGTATACCCTATGAAGTTGTTAAAGCCGGGCTGGCAGTAACGGTAATACCCTTTAACATACTTAAATCTGTTATCAATTCATTGTTGACGATGTTGCTTTATAAGCCCTTGAGCAAAGCTTTTAAGAAAATCACATTATAA
- a CDS encoding DUF4981 domain-containing protein — protein sequence MFKRGITRDWENPAVLHINREPARSSFIPYDDVESAKTGERGESPYFKLLNGTWQFYYCPTPFDIPEDIPEGFQGQGHHAGIDCDDICNEKDGICGIKWDTIHVPGCWQLYGYGIPNYTNAAYPYTVDPPYVPDNNPVGLYRREFTIPSGWDSRQVFLVFEGVCSAFYVYINGQKVGFSKGSHIPAEFNITEFVRCGNNTVAVEVYQWSDASYMEDQDMWRLNGIFRDVYLISVPQVYIRDFSVRTRLDESCIDATLNIKAFLKKGEGFLRNEVRDEVKDEIRNEVYSLSLSLLDDKGMAVPDDKGEPIIDRKIAHSIAFDKSNETSDETSIEAILNILNPKKWSAEDPYLYKLILVLKDKKDNIIEVVGEDIGFRQVEIKDKQLLINGVPIKIKGVNRHDFHPDKGYAVSLEDMEKDIVIMKQHNINAVRTSHYPNDPRFLDLCDRYGLYVIDEADLETHGFGITGDVSQISNDPEWKKAYIDRAIRMVERDKNHPCIIMWSLGNESGYGSNHDAMAEWIRSADPTRPIHYEGAREAKVVDVVSVMYPTVDYLIEQGEKEDDPRPFFMCEYAHAMGNGPGNLKEYWEVIYKYPRLIGGCVWEWADHGIRQKNQNGKEWFAYGGDFGDWPNDGNFCIDALVFPDRVPHTGLIEYKKVIEPVHVIPIDLKQGIVKIVNKYNFISLAYLEASWSINYDGHIIQQGLLPELDIPAGKDRVVEIPYTLPEGRPATEYWLNIDFCLKRNEPWAPRGHEVAWAQFKLPVEVRKAEPVQEEVSGDRACDVRDDPGDDARNYARVYETIVPEFIIIPASTIPCLNVEETGCMLTIKGEDFKLDFDKIRGSISSLEYNGAQVLRQGPKPHIWRAPTDNDAPRQAKLWCQEGFDRLEQSIRDVSVTKHNKAVEITVKSILGVRSKAPAFGVITSYLIYGTGDIVITSTFKPKEGLPHLPRMGYEFRLPVEFDRMIWYGRGPHENYIDRKESARIGIYSGTVEEQYVPYIKPQENGNKSDVRWGAFIDSRGIGLLVTGMPSKGTSCINISAHHYTAEDFTAAKHTHELVKRNEVILNVDYAQGGLGSNSCGPGPLPKYQLQPVETTFTFRLRPFSTQEWTPARISKYLPESL from the coding sequence ATGTTTAAAAGAGGCATAACAAGAGACTGGGAAAATCCTGCAGTACTCCACATAAACAGGGAACCTGCCAGGTCAAGTTTTATACCTTATGATGATGTTGAATCTGCAAAGACCGGAGAACGGGGAGAGTCACCGTATTTTAAACTATTAAACGGAACTTGGCAGTTTTACTATTGTCCCACACCTTTCGATATACCAGAAGATATACCGGAAGGTTTTCAGGGGCAGGGCCATCATGCCGGTATTGATTGTGATGATATTTGCAATGAAAAAGATGGTATATGTGGTATTAAGTGGGATACAATCCACGTACCGGGATGTTGGCAATTGTATGGTTACGGTATTCCTAATTATACAAATGCTGCATACCCTTATACAGTGGATCCTCCTTATGTACCTGACAATAATCCTGTGGGGCTTTACAGGAGAGAGTTTACTATTCCTTCTGGGTGGGATTCACGCCAGGTGTTTTTGGTTTTTGAAGGAGTCTGTTCGGCTTTTTATGTGTACATAAACGGGCAAAAGGTCGGCTTTAGTAAAGGCAGCCATATACCTGCGGAATTTAATATTACGGAGTTTGTAAGATGTGGAAATAATACTGTTGCTGTGGAAGTATACCAGTGGTCAGATGCAAGTTATATGGAAGACCAGGATATGTGGAGGTTAAATGGAATCTTCCGCGATGTTTATCTAATATCTGTTCCGCAGGTTTATATAAGGGATTTTTCTGTAAGGACCCGGCTTGATGAATCCTGTATTGATGCAACACTTAATATTAAAGCGTTTTTGAAAAAAGGTGAAGGGTTTTTAAGAAATGAAGTAAGAGATGAAGTAAAAGACGAAATAAGAAATGAAGTATATAGTTTATCTTTGTCACTTTTAGATGATAAGGGAATGGCTGTACCGGATGATAAAGGAGAGCCTATTATTGATAGAAAAATAGCACATTCCATAGCTTTTGATAAAAGCAATGAAACTTCCGATGAAACTTCCATAGAAGCTATCTTAAACATACTAAACCCAAAAAAATGGTCTGCGGAAGATCCTTATTTGTACAAGCTGATTTTGGTTTTAAAAGATAAAAAAGACAACATAATTGAAGTCGTGGGGGAAGATATAGGTTTTAGGCAGGTTGAAATAAAAGACAAACAGCTTTTAATAAATGGCGTCCCTATAAAAATAAAGGGTGTAAACCGTCATGATTTCCATCCGGATAAGGGTTATGCCGTATCCTTAGAGGATATGGAGAAAGATATAGTCATAATGAAACAGCATAATATTAATGCTGTCAGGACATCCCATTACCCAAATGACCCGAGATTTCTCGACCTTTGTGACAGGTATGGCCTCTATGTAATAGATGAGGCTGATCTAGAAACCCATGGATTTGGCATAACTGGAGATGTAAGCCAAATTTCCAATGACCCTGAGTGGAAAAAAGCATATATAGACCGTGCCATTCGGATGGTGGAGCGGGATAAAAACCACCCATGCATAATAATGTGGTCCCTTGGGAATGAATCAGGTTATGGCTCAAATCATGATGCTATGGCAGAGTGGATACGCAGTGCCGATCCAACAAGGCCCATCCATTATGAAGGGGCACGGGAAGCGAAAGTGGTAGATGTTGTAAGTGTGATGTATCCTACTGTAGATTATCTTATTGAGCAGGGGGAAAAGGAAGATGACCCAAGGCCATTTTTTATGTGCGAGTATGCCCATGCCATGGGAAACGGCCCAGGAAATTTGAAGGAGTACTGGGAAGTTATCTATAAATATCCCCGGTTGATAGGTGGGTGTGTCTGGGAGTGGGCCGACCACGGCATACGTCAAAAAAATCAAAATGGTAAGGAATGGTTTGCTTACGGAGGGGATTTTGGAGACTGGCCCAACGACGGCAATTTTTGCATTGACGCCCTGGTTTTTCCTGATAGAGTGCCTCATACAGGATTAATTGAATATAAAAAAGTAATTGAGCCTGTTCATGTAATACCTATAGATTTGAAACAGGGTATTGTCAAAATTGTCAACAAGTATAACTTCATTTCGCTTGCGTACCTTGAAGCAAGCTGGTCAATAAACTATGACGGACATATAATCCAACAGGGACTATTGCCAGAGTTGGATATACCTGCGGGAAAGGACAGGGTGGTTGAGATACCGTATACTCTTCCTGAAGGGAGGCCGGCAACGGAATACTGGCTGAATATTGATTTTTGCCTTAAGAGAAATGAACCCTGGGCACCGAGGGGACATGAAGTTGCATGGGCTCAGTTCAAGCTTCCAGTAGAAGTCCGGAAAGCGGAACCTGTCCAGGAAGAAGTTTCAGGCGATAGAGCGTGCGATGTAAGAGATGATCCAGGAGATGATGCAAGAAATTATGCAAGAGTTTATGAGACTATAGTTCCTGAATTCATAATAATTCCTGCATCAACTATACCTTGTTTGAATGTTGAAGAGACAGGCTGTATGTTAACAATAAAAGGAGAAGATTTCAAACTGGATTTTGATAAAATACGGGGGAGTATTTCTTCCCTTGAGTACAATGGCGCTCAAGTATTACGCCAGGGACCAAAACCACATATATGGAGAGCTCCTACCGATAATGATGCACCCAGGCAGGCAAAACTGTGGTGTCAGGAAGGTTTTGACAGGCTGGAGCAAAGCATAAGGGATGTTTCTGTAACTAAACATAACAAGGCGGTGGAAATAACAGTTAAGTCTATTCTTGGTGTAAGGAGTAAGGCACCGGCATTCGGAGTTATAACCTCATATTTGATTTATGGTACAGGTGATATAGTAATAACTTCAACGTTTAAACCCAAAGAAGGATTGCCTCACTTGCCTCGGATGGGCTATGAATTTCGCCTTCCTGTAGAATTTGACAGAATGATATGGTATGGACGGGGGCCTCACGAAAATTACATTGACAGGAAAGAAAGCGCCCGTATCGGTATATACTCCGGGACTGTAGAAGAACAATATGTACCGTACATTAAACCCCAGGAAAACGGAAACAAATCTGATGTACGCTGGGGTGCCTTTATAGATTCAAGGGGTATAGGGCTTTTAGTAACAGGCATGCCTTCAAAGGGAACTTCCTGTATTAATATAAGTGCTCACCACTATACTGCAGAGGATTTTACTGCAGCAAAACACACTCACGAATTAGTAAAACGTAACGAAGTTATCCTGAATGTGGACTATGCCCAAGGAGGACTTGGAAGCAACAGTTGCGGGCCGGGACCCCTTCCCAAATATCAGCTGCAACCTGTAGAAACAACATTTACATTTAGGTTAAGACCTTTTTCTACCCAGGAATGGACTCCTGCAAGGATTAGTAAGTATTTACCCGAAAGCTTATAA
- a CDS encoding MFS transporter encodes MLIYRSKYNFLNLKRIIDRLVYHDDADLINSLSRKSQDFFILQAIVGSIFMVLTGGVVLSGFAVYLGASDETVGYIPLISSISGIFLVFSGLFLERFKNIKKLVICLNSIAKPLLVSIILVPLLIPEKLKVLVLFIILIIGYSINMLMSLAINSWFVNVIPLNIRGRYFAIRQVFAVIISALVPLISGIILDITGKSYKGFAILYATALVFIIAENIAFWNIEDSYIENSDREKFNIADVFRMPLKNKEFMGFTYKMIFFYMVLYISASFSQVYMIRYLRLSYTFISTMSTINALIQIFILPWWGKICDQRGNEFALRISIWFFAGDIAMWALVSRSSMFVFIPMAYIFGAFSNSGFAVANFNRKYSVIPEKCRTFYDGFYTTAIGLTLLIAPFIGGRIKSFLAGASFVQGNIDFGEFRILYALSVLGIVSLQVFDLLKDRKGKGKFNGINQTS; translated from the coding sequence ATGCTAATTTACAGAAGTAAATATAATTTTTTAAATTTGAAAAGAATCATTGACAGGCTGGTGTATCATGACGATGCTGACTTGATAAACAGCCTTAGTAGAAAGAGCCAGGATTTTTTTATCTTACAGGCTATTGTGGGTTCAATATTTATGGTTTTAACAGGTGGAGTTGTATTGTCCGGATTTGCTGTGTATCTTGGCGCATCTGATGAGACAGTAGGTTATATTCCTTTAATTTCCAGCATTAGTGGTATATTTCTTGTATTTTCGGGACTTTTTCTTGAGAGATTTAAGAATATTAAGAAGTTAGTAATTTGTTTAAATTCAATTGCTAAGCCTTTATTAGTTTCAATAATATTAGTGCCTTTATTGATACCGGAAAAATTAAAAGTACTTGTTTTATTTATAATTCTTATTATAGGGTATTCTATTAATATGTTAATGTCATTAGCTATTAATAGTTGGTTTGTAAATGTTATACCATTAAATATAAGAGGACGTTATTTTGCCATTCGTCAGGTATTTGCCGTAATAATATCTGCACTTGTACCGTTAATAAGTGGTATTATTCTAGATATTACAGGTAAAAGCTATAAAGGTTTTGCTATTCTTTATGCTACAGCTTTGGTTTTTATTATTGCAGAGAATATTGCTTTCTGGAATATAGAAGATAGTTATATTGAGAATAGTGACAGAGAGAAGTTTAATATTGCCGACGTATTCCGAATGCCTTTAAAAAACAAAGAGTTTATGGGATTTACATATAAAATGATATTTTTCTATATGGTGCTATATATTTCAGCATCATTTTCTCAGGTTTATATGATACGTTACTTGAGATTATCGTATACATTTATAAGTACAATGTCAACAATTAATGCTCTTATTCAGATTTTTATACTCCCATGGTGGGGTAAAATCTGTGATCAACGTGGAAATGAATTTGCCTTGAGGATATCAATCTGGTTTTTTGCAGGAGATATTGCAATGTGGGCATTAGTATCACGAAGTAGTATGTTTGTTTTTATCCCTATGGCATATATATTTGGAGCTTTTTCGAATTCCGGATTTGCGGTAGCAAATTTTAATAGGAAATACAGTGTAATCCCTGAAAAATGTAGAACATTTTATGACGGGTTTTATACTACGGCTATAGGCTTAACATTGTTGATTGCCCCTTTTATTGGTGGAAGAATAAAATCTTTTCTCGCCGGAGCAAGTTTTGTACAGGGAAATATAGATTTTGGTGAGTTTAGAATACTTTATGCCCTGTCAGTTCTTGGAATTGTAAGTCTACAGGTTTTTGACCTATTAAAAGATAGAAAGGGGAAGGGAAAATTCAATGGTATTAATCAAACTTCCTAA
- the nifJ gene encoding pyruvate:ferredoxin (flavodoxin) oxidoreductase, translating to MRKIMKTMDGNTAAAHVAYAFTEVAAIYPITPSSTMAELVDEWSAQGRKNIFGQVVKLTEMQSEAGAAGAMHGALAAGALATTFTASQGLLLMIPNMYKIAGELLPGVFHVSARTIATHALSIFGDHSDVMATRQTGVAMLASGSVQEVMDLGGIAHLAAIKSRVPFLHFFDGFRTSHEVQKIEVLEYDELAKLVDYEAIQKFRKNALNPEHPVTRGTAQNPDIFFQAREASNRFYLAVPDIVEFYMQEIFKLTGREYHPFVYYGCEDAEHVIVAMGSVTETIEETIDYLAQKGEKVGLIKVHLYRPFSEKYFFNVLPKTVRRISVLDRTKEPGALGEPLYQDVRTLFYNKNNAPLIVGGRYGLSSKNTTPSQIKAVFDNLKEEQPKNGFTIGIVDDVTHLSLPIKERIKTSPEDTINCKFWGFGSDGTVGANKNAIKIIGDNTDLYAQAYFSYDSKKSGGVTVSHLRFGKKPIKSTYLIEEADFIACHKESYVIQFDIIEGLKPGGTFVLNCQWSPEELKEKLPYNMRKHLKEQNINFYIINAYEIASKLGLGGRINMIMQTVFFKLANIIPVEDAVKYLKDAIQKTYGSKGEKIVKMNWDSVDQALDALIKVDVSNLISDEEAELDVKVEGFRPHFIKNILDVINRQQGDLLPVSAFIGAEDGTFPQGTAAWEKRGIAIDVPEWQVENCIQCNQCSLVCPHAVIRPYLLDKEEKAAAPETFITKPTIGKGLEGLEYRIQISPLDCTGCGVCAQVCPAKNKALIMKPFEEQVAVQKANFDFAANNIKIKDNLMDKFTLKGSQFSKPLLEYSGACAGCGETPYAKLVTQLFGDRMLIANATGCSSIWGGSAPSTPYTVNDRGHGPAWANSLFEDNAEYGYGMHLGISQIRSKIADLAKELIKTNLDVKLNEALNEWLENKDKGEESKTTTEKLLPLLENYANNNLVAQILDKKEFLIKKSQWIFGGDGWAYDIDFHGLDHVIASGEDINILVFDTEVYSNTGGQSSKSTPTAAVAKFAASGKKIRKKDLGRIAMTYGYVYVAQIALGANMNQAIRAIKEAEAYIGPSLIIAYAPCIAHGIKGGMGNSSLQQKRAVEAGYWHLYRYNPMLKKEGKNPFILDSKEPTASFRDFIQSETRYTSLKNTFPEIAEKYFEIAEQDAKEKYEIYKQMHENSGVR from the coding sequence ATGAGGAAAATAATGAAGACTATGGATGGTAACACAGCTGCTGCACATGTGGCATATGCATTTACAGAGGTTGCGGCAATATATCCCATAACTCCTTCATCAACAATGGCTGAGTTGGTTGATGAATGGAGTGCACAGGGGCGTAAAAATATTTTCGGTCAGGTTGTAAAGCTTACAGAAATGCAGTCTGAAGCAGGAGCTGCAGGTGCTATGCACGGTGCGCTTGCTGCAGGAGCTTTAGCAACTACGTTTACTGCTTCTCAGGGGTTGCTGCTCATGATTCCCAACATGTATAAAATTGCAGGTGAACTTTTGCCGGGGGTTTTCCATGTGAGTGCCCGTACAATTGCCACCCATGCACTTTCTATTTTTGGCGACCACTCGGATGTTATGGCAACCCGCCAAACAGGTGTAGCCATGCTGGCATCGGGCAGTGTCCAGGAAGTTATGGACCTTGGTGGAATTGCCCACCTGGCTGCAATAAAATCAAGGGTACCTTTCCTGCACTTTTTTGATGGTTTCAGGACATCTCATGAAGTTCAAAAAATCGAAGTATTAGAATATGATGAATTGGCAAAACTGGTAGATTATGAAGCTATTCAAAAGTTCAGGAAAAACGCACTTAACCCTGAACACCCTGTAACGAGAGGTACTGCTCAAAACCCTGATATATTCTTCCAGGCAAGAGAAGCATCTAACAGGTTTTACCTTGCCGTACCTGATATTGTAGAGTTTTATATGCAGGAGATATTCAAGCTTACGGGAAGAGAATATCATCCTTTTGTATATTACGGTTGTGAAGACGCAGAGCATGTTATTGTAGCAATGGGTTCGGTAACCGAAACTATAGAAGAAACCATTGACTACCTTGCTCAAAAAGGAGAAAAGGTGGGATTAATTAAAGTACACCTCTACCGTCCCTTCTCAGAAAAGTATTTCTTTAATGTTTTACCAAAAACAGTAAGGAGAATTTCTGTATTAGACAGGACAAAGGAACCCGGAGCATTAGGAGAACCCTTATATCAAGATGTGCGAACATTATTCTACAATAAGAATAATGCTCCTTTAATTGTTGGAGGAAGGTATGGTTTAAGTTCTAAAAATACGACACCTTCACAAATTAAGGCCGTATTTGATAATCTAAAAGAAGAACAGCCTAAGAATGGCTTTACTATAGGTATTGTAGATGACGTTACTCATCTCTCGCTTCCTATTAAAGAAAGAATTAAGACCTCCCCTGAAGACACCATAAACTGTAAGTTCTGGGGCTTTGGTTCAGATGGAACAGTTGGAGCGAATAAAAATGCCATAAAGATTATCGGGGATAACACGGATTTATATGCACAAGCATACTTCTCTTATGATTCCAAAAAGTCAGGTGGTGTAACCGTATCACACTTACGTTTCGGCAAGAAACCCATAAAATCCACATATCTTATTGAAGAAGCAGACTTTATAGCCTGTCATAAAGAATCTTATGTAATTCAATTTGATATCATTGAGGGATTGAAACCGGGAGGTACTTTTGTATTAAATTGCCAGTGGTCACCTGAAGAATTGAAGGAAAAACTTCCTTATAATATGAGAAAACATCTAAAGGAACAAAATATTAATTTCTATATAATCAATGCTTACGAAATAGCTTCAAAGCTGGGACTTGGCGGAAGAATAAATATGATAATGCAAACTGTATTCTTCAAGCTGGCTAATATTATTCCTGTCGAAGACGCAGTAAAATATTTAAAAGATGCCATTCAAAAAACTTATGGAAGCAAGGGAGAAAAAATCGTTAAGATGAATTGGGATTCTGTAGACCAAGCCTTGGATGCTTTAATAAAAGTGGATGTATCAAACCTTATATCTGATGAGGAAGCAGAATTAGACGTTAAAGTTGAAGGATTCAGACCACATTTTATTAAGAACATACTTGATGTAATAAACCGCCAGCAAGGTGATTTATTGCCTGTAAGCGCCTTTATTGGTGCTGAAGACGGTACATTCCCACAGGGTACTGCTGCTTGGGAGAAGCGAGGTATTGCAATTGATGTACCTGAATGGCAGGTAGAAAACTGCATACAGTGCAATCAGTGCTCGCTTGTATGTCCTCATGCCGTTATTCGCCCTTACCTGTTGGATAAGGAAGAAAAGGCAGCAGCACCTGAAACCTTTATTACCAAGCCCACTATAGGTAAGGGACTTGAAGGTCTGGAATACCGGATTCAAATTAGTCCTTTGGACTGCACGGGGTGCGGTGTTTGTGCCCAAGTATGCCCTGCCAAGAATAAAGCATTAATTATGAAGCCCTTTGAAGAGCAGGTTGCGGTCCAAAAGGCAAACTTCGACTTTGCAGCGAATAATATTAAAATAAAAGACAATCTGATGGATAAATTTACACTCAAAGGAAGCCAATTCTCAAAACCGTTGCTTGAGTACTCAGGCGCTTGCGCAGGTTGCGGTGAAACACCCTATGCTAAACTTGTTACTCAGCTTTTCGGAGACAGGATGCTCATTGCCAATGCTACAGGCTGTTCCTCCATCTGGGGCGGCTCGGCGCCGTCTACTCCATATACGGTAAATGACAGGGGCCATGGACCTGCATGGGCCAATTCATTGTTTGAAGATAATGCGGAATATGGGTATGGTATGCACCTCGGTATATCACAAATCAGGTCTAAAATTGCCGATTTAGCAAAGGAACTAATAAAAACAAATTTAGATGTCAAGTTAAATGAAGCTCTTAATGAATGGTTGGAAAACAAGGATAAGGGTGAAGAATCAAAAACCACTACAGAAAAACTATTACCTTTACTTGAAAATTATGCAAATAATAACCTGGTAGCCCAAATCCTTGATAAAAAAGAATTCTTAATTAAGAAATCCCAGTGGATATTCGGAGGCGATGGATGGGCATACGATATTGACTTCCACGGGCTTGATCATGTAATTGCATCAGGGGAGGATATCAATATACTGGTATTCGATACTGAAGTTTACTCCAATACCGGCGGCCAGTCATCTAAATCTACACCTACTGCTGCCGTCGCAAAATTTGCCGCATCAGGGAAAAAGATAAGGAAAAAGGACTTAGGTAGAATTGCAATGACATATGGTTATGTATACGTGGCACAGATTGCCCTGGGAGCAAATATGAACCAGGCCATAAGGGCAATTAAGGAGGCTGAAGCCTATATCGGACCTTCACTAATAATTGCTTATGCTCCCTGTATTGCCCACGGTATAAAAGGTGGTATGGGCAACAGCAGCCTGCAGCAAAAGAGAGCAGTAGAAGCCGGATACTGGCACCTTTACAGGTATAACCCCATGCTTAAGAAAGAAGGCAAAAACCCTTTCATCCTGGATTCGAAAGAACCTACAGCTTCTTTCAGGGACTTCATCCAAAGTGAAACTCGCTATACCAGTCTAAAGAATACCTTCCCTGAAATAGCTGAAAAATACTTTGAAATTGCAGAACAGGATGCAAAAGAAAAATATGAGATTTACAAACAGATGCATGAAAACTCAGGAGTACGTTAG
- a CDS encoding LacI family DNA-binding transcriptional regulator: protein MSVTTEEIARICGVSRGTVDRALHGRPGINPDTRKRIIETAQKLGYRPNFIARSLAKGRTMTLGVIVFDLYNRFFAQIVNAIESKAREMGYFIYLTLTNKDLEIEKKCIEHLTDRKVDGILLCSVNNSKDYDKYLKSLNIPIVTVINKISESFHYISIDDRIAMKQATRHVIDKGYKRIIYLSPALSYRDKMNIYAVNQRFIGFTDAINEYASGIETIIIDNKNFTDLFDGIKFTGSKKTAVICTSDIFAIEVLSYFKRRGIKVPGDAGIMGFDNIDVLKYIEPALTTVSYPMDDIGIKAVELLLRLVEGENVHEVPVLEHRIIDRMSL from the coding sequence ATGAGTGTAACAACGGAGGAAATTGCCCGAATTTGTGGTGTATCAAGAGGGACGGTCGACCGTGCATTGCACGGCCGGCCGGGCATTAACCCGGATACGCGTAAAAGGATTATTGAGACTGCACAAAAATTGGGATACCGTCCTAATTTCATAGCACGAAGCCTTGCAAAGGGTAGGACAATGACTTTAGGGGTTATTGTATTTGACTTATATAACAGGTTTTTTGCACAAATAGTAAATGCAATTGAATCTAAAGCGAGGGAAATGGGGTACTTTATTTATCTCACTCTTACAAATAAAGATTTGGAAATTGAGAAAAAATGTATAGAACATCTTACGGATAGAAAAGTAGACGGAATATTGCTTTGCTCTGTTAATAATAGTAAAGATTATGATAAGTACTTGAAATCTTTAAATATTCCTATTGTAACAGTTATCAATAAGATTTCAGAGAGTTTTCATTATATAAGCATTGATGACCGGATAGCGATGAAACAGGCTACCAGGCATGTAATCGACAAGGGTTACAAGAGGATAATATATTTAAGCCCTGCTTTGTCATATAGAGACAAAATGAATATTTATGCTGTTAACCAGAGGTTTATTGGCTTTACGGACGCAATCAATGAATATGCCTCTGGCATTGAAACTATAATTATTGACAACAAAAATTTTACTGATTTGTTTGACGGTATAAAGTTTACCGGCAGTAAGAAAACAGCTGTTATATGTACAAGTGATATCTTTGCTATTGAAGTTTTAAGTTATTTCAAAAGAAGAGGTATTAAAGTACCTGGGGATGCCGGTATAATGGGTTTTGACAATATTGATGTATTAAAATACATAGAACCTGCTTTGACAACAGTTTCATATCCTATGGATGATATAGGTATAAAGGCTGTAGAACTTCTTTTGAGGCTGGTGGAAGGTGAAAATGTGCATGAAGTACCTGTACTTGAACACCGGATAATAGATAGGATGTCTTTGTAA
- a CDS encoding YhcH/YjgK/YiaL family protein, protein MIIDNIKNAFLYYGISKKIETALKFLLNNDFSKMEPGKHEINGEEIYMMVSNYDTKTIDQGIWEAHRKYIDIQYVFEGSEYIGYANINSLKVTREYDEKGDYLLLEGKGDLLKVEKGTFMVLFPEDAHMPCIAVDRPGKVKKIVIKVKV, encoded by the coding sequence ATGATAATTGACAATATAAAAAATGCTTTCCTATATTATGGAATTAGTAAAAAAATTGAAACTGCTTTAAAATTCTTACTGAATAATGACTTTTCAAAAATGGAGCCTGGGAAACATGAAATAAATGGCGAAGAAATATACATGATGGTTTCAAATTATGATACAAAGACTATTGATCAAGGGATCTGGGAAGCACACAGAAAGTATATAGATATACAATATGTTTTTGAAGGCAGTGAGTATATTGGATATGCAAATATAAATAGTTTGAAGGTAACCCGGGAATATGATGAAAAAGGAGATTATTTGTTACTGGAAGGCAAAGGTGATTTATTGAAGGTAGAAAAAGGTACTTTCATGGTGCTTTTCCCGGAAGATGCACATATGCCGTGTATTGCTGTTGACAGACCAGGAAAAGTAAAAAAAATTGTTATTAAGGTAAAGGTGTAA